Proteins from one uncultured Anaeromusa sp. genomic window:
- a CDS encoding ImmA/IrrE family metallo-endopeptidase: MNIPLRIRNLIKRHDTNDPYKIAKELGITVLAVELPERTYGIFKRVLGRKYVLVNDSLPEGIQRFIVAHELGHFLMHPGYSYYRMENRGYYASTKKEEEADQFALLLLKNNM; the protein is encoded by the coding sequence AAAGACATGACACTAACGACCCCTACAAAATAGCAAAGGAGCTCGGCATCACCGTACTGGCTGTCGAACTCCCGGAAAGAACCTATGGGATATTTAAACGCGTCTTAGGGCGCAAGTATGTATTGGTCAATGATAGCCTGCCTGAAGGCATCCAGCGCTTTATTGTAGCTCATGAGCTGGGGCACTTCCTCATGCATCCAGGGTATAGTTACTACCGGATGGAGAACCGTGGATATTATGCCTCGACCAAGAAGGAAGAAGAGGCGGATCAGTTTGCGTTGCTGTTGTTGAAAAATAATATGTAG
- a CDS encoding rhodanese-like domain-containing protein produces the protein MVKKLALLFMLFLLPSLASAQQIDVRFLDIDQYIMAKDNVTLIDVRSTMSRDRSKLEIPGEVWINPKSGAALDSFLASADKDTSYVIFCSCTDDNYSIRTAQILAKNGFEKVFVLRNGWDVLQKNDTIEKVEVQ, from the coding sequence ATGGTAAAAAAACTAGCCCTTTTGTTCATGCTTTTCTTGCTCCCATCATTAGCCAGCGCCCAGCAAATTGACGTTCGCTTCTTAGACATCGATCAATACATAATGGCTAAAGACAACGTAACGTTGATTGATGTCCGCTCGACTATGAGCCGTGATCGAAGCAAATTAGAAATTCCAGGAGAAGTCTGGATCAATCCTAAAAGCGGCGCCGCTCTCGATTCTTTTTTGGCATCCGCCGACAAAGACACTTCGTATGTAATTTTCTGTTCTTGTACTGATGATAATTACAGTATTCGCACAGCGCAGATATTAGCAAAGAACGGTTTTGAAAAGGTCTTTGTACTGAGAAATGGTTGGGACGTTCTCCAGAAGAACGACACCATAGAAAAAGTGGAGGTGCAATAA
- a CDS encoding YifB family Mg chelatase-like AAA ATPase, whose protein sequence is MYAQTFGCATCGIEGVPITVEVDLSNGLPAFEIVGLADTAVREARERVRAAVRNAGFEFPARRITANLAPADMRKEGAALDLPLALGLLAGTGQLQPDDIRGIVSMGELSLEGLVRPVPGVLAMVDACRKAGIQTVYVPQENLQEAALVTGVQAFGVASLQALMEHLQKKKLLLPADAAEMAQSMSPVLAGGDFAEVQGQQGAKRALEIAAAGKHNVLLSGPPGTGKTMLARRLPSILPTLTPEEALEVTRIYSIAGLLPREAGLVQQRPFRQPHHTISMAGLVGGGSVPRPGEITLSHRGVLFLDELPEFSRQVLEVLRQPLEEGRVSIARAQGNYTFPASFLLIAARNPCPCS, encoded by the coding sequence TTGTACGCGCAAACTTTTGGTTGCGCCACCTGCGGTATTGAGGGCGTGCCTATTACCGTCGAGGTGGATTTATCAAATGGGCTGCCTGCCTTTGAAATTGTCGGCTTGGCGGACACGGCGGTACGAGAGGCTAGGGAGAGAGTGAGGGCGGCGGTGCGGAACGCTGGTTTTGAATTTCCGGCGCGGCGCATTACGGCCAATTTGGCGCCTGCGGATATGCGTAAAGAAGGGGCTGCTTTGGATTTGCCGCTAGCCTTAGGGCTTTTAGCGGGAACCGGGCAGCTGCAGCCGGACGATATTCGCGGCATTGTTTCGATGGGCGAGCTGTCTCTTGAGGGCTTGGTGCGCCCTGTGCCGGGTGTTTTAGCAATGGTAGACGCCTGCCGCAAGGCGGGAATCCAGACGGTATATGTGCCGCAGGAGAATTTGCAGGAGGCGGCGCTGGTAACTGGCGTACAGGCTTTTGGCGTAGCTTCCTTACAGGCATTGATGGAGCATTTGCAAAAGAAAAAGCTGTTGCTGCCGGCGGATGCGGCAGAGATGGCTCAAAGCATGTCTCCTGTGTTGGCTGGAGGGGATTTTGCCGAAGTACAAGGGCAGCAAGGCGCGAAACGAGCTTTAGAGATTGCGGCGGCCGGTAAACACAATGTTTTATTAAGCGGCCCGCCAGGAACCGGCAAAACGATGCTGGCGCGGCGGCTTCCTTCCATTTTGCCGACGCTTACGCCAGAGGAAGCGCTGGAAGTAACTCGCATTTATAGTATTGCAGGGTTACTGCCGCGAGAAGCCGGTCTTGTTCAACAACGCCCCTTCAGGCAGCCCCATCATACGATCTCGATGGCTGGCTTGGTAGGCGGCGGTTCGGTGCCGCGTCCGGGAGAAATTACCCTAAGTCATCGCGGCGTACTATTTCTTGACGAACTGCCTGAGTTCTCGCGTCAGGTCCTGGAGGTATTGCGTCAACCCTTGGAAGAGGGGCGCGTTTCCATCGCCAGAGCCCAGGGAAATTATACGTTTCCGGCCTCGTTTTTGCTGATAGCAGCCAGAAATCCCTGTCCGTGTAGTTAA
- a CDS encoding YraN family protein, which translates to MARHLAFGLSGEECAADWLAKEGYVILERRFRCPMGEIDIIARQGRIIVFVEVKARHSAGYGSPAEAVTWGKQRKLLRTAQLWLLQKGLTEAACRMDVIEVLQQEEAPVIHHIPNAFGM; encoded by the coding sequence ATGGCCCGGCATCTGGCCTTTGGTTTATCCGGCGAAGAATGTGCGGCTGACTGGCTGGCCAAGGAAGGCTATGTTATTTTAGAGCGACGCTTTCGTTGTCCGATGGGGGAAATAGATATTATTGCCCGCCAGGGACGCATCATCGTTTTTGTAGAAGTAAAAGCAAGACACAGCGCTGGATATGGCAGTCCGGCGGAGGCTGTTACTTGGGGCAAACAGCGGAAATTGCTGCGCACGGCGCAGCTGTGGCTGCTGCAAAAGGGTTTGACCGAAGCGGCCTGCCGCATGGATGTAATTGAAGTGCTGCAGCAAGAAGAAGCTCCGGTGATTCATCATATACCCAATGCTTTTGGCATGTAG
- a CDS encoding EscU/YscU/HrcU family type III secretion system export apparatus switch protein produces MNGKIGEDDLKKEEIQRRQAIAMRYEAGVTTAPKVVAKGAGYLAEQILDTARRHGVPVYQNKTLTAMLMAVHLDREIPAELYQAVAEVLAYVYRVDQRLGRRRA; encoded by the coding sequence ATGAACGGCAAGATAGGCGAAGACGATCTAAAAAAAGAGGAGATCCAACGGCGTCAAGCTATTGCCATGCGCTATGAAGCCGGCGTTACGACGGCGCCGAAAGTGGTTGCTAAAGGAGCCGGCTATTTGGCCGAGCAAATTTTGGATACAGCCCGCCGTCATGGCGTGCCGGTTTATCAGAACAAAACACTTACGGCGATGCTGATGGCAGTGCATTTGGACCGGGAAATTCCTGCGGAACTATATCAGGCTGTGGCTGAAGTATTAGCCTACGTTTACCGCGTAGACCAGCGCCTTGGCCGGCGGAGAGCGTGA
- a CDS encoding ribonuclease HII, whose amino-acid sequence MTQKKTITEIRELLQAEEINAQVFAELQADPRKGVQQLLTARERRMQRQQEEQDRLYEMGRYERLWRQKGIERICGVDEAGRGPLAGPVAVAAVILPSDCLIIGINDSKKLSPLQRDRLYEEVQRQALAISLVWVEPEEIDQYNIYQATVRGMERAVRQLQPAPQAILADAVDLKRLDIPCQALIHGDALSASIAAASIVAKVERDRLLAKLDEQYPGYSLREHKGYGTAEHMAALQKLGPSPIHRKTFEPIRSMLAGRDAR is encoded by the coding sequence ATGACGCAGAAAAAAACGATTACGGAAATTCGCGAATTGTTGCAGGCGGAGGAAATTAATGCGCAGGTATTTGCAGAACTGCAAGCCGATCCTCGTAAAGGCGTCCAGCAGCTTTTAACCGCGCGGGAGCGTCGTATGCAACGTCAGCAGGAAGAACAAGACAGGCTTTATGAAATGGGCCGTTACGAGCGCCTTTGGCGTCAAAAAGGCATAGAGCGTATCTGCGGCGTTGATGAAGCAGGCCGGGGACCGCTAGCTGGCCCGGTGGCGGTTGCTGCTGTTATTTTGCCTTCAGACTGCTTAATAATAGGCATTAATGATTCCAAAAAGCTGTCCCCCTTGCAGCGGGACAGGCTGTATGAGGAAGTCCAGAGACAGGCTCTGGCAATTTCGCTGGTATGGGTGGAACCGGAGGAAATTGATCAGTATAATATTTATCAGGCTACGGTACGGGGGATGGAACGGGCGGTGCGCCAGTTGCAGCCGGCGCCGCAGGCGATCCTGGCTGATGCGGTGGACTTAAAGCGTTTAGACATTCCTTGTCAGGCGCTGATTCATGGGGACGCCTTGAGCGCTTCCATCGCAGCGGCTTCTATTGTGGCTAAAGTGGAGCGAGATCGGCTGCTGGCGAAACTGGATGAACAATATCCGGGATATTCATTGAGGGAACACAAGGGATACGGTACGGCGGAGCATATGGCGGCGCTGCAAAAATTGGGGCCATCGCCGATTCACCGGAAAACCTTTGAGCCCATTCGCTCGATGCTGGCGGGGAGGGATGCGCGATGA
- the ylqF gene encoding ribosome biogenesis GTPase YlqF, with the protein MKQRHIHWFPGHMAKAHRVIREQLKLVDVVVELLDARIPRGSANPLLTEWTVGKQRLIVLNKADLADPALTEEWLRYFKTQGFTAIALDSSGKKNIKPFIHRIEEAGAAKVQKLAAKGIRNHPVRAMILGVPNVGKSSLINRLLGVATVRTGDKAGVTRGQQWLKIGKSVELLDMPGVLWPRMDDQDIAILLALTGALNDDVYDMELVIDHFLGWMREHQPQFLAERYKLELPLPPDTEELLRQIAVRRGCLRAGGVVDLEKTRRIVLGELRDGKLGRLTLEYPPLQEQPTELPAE; encoded by the coding sequence ATGAAACAAAGACATATTCATTGGTTCCCAGGGCATATGGCCAAGGCGCACAGGGTCATCCGAGAGCAGTTGAAACTAGTGGACGTAGTGGTAGAATTGCTGGACGCCCGTATTCCAAGAGGCAGCGCTAATCCGTTGCTGACGGAATGGACTGTAGGGAAACAACGCCTTATCGTTTTGAACAAGGCGGACTTGGCGGACCCGGCGTTAACGGAAGAGTGGCTGCGGTATTTCAAGACGCAAGGATTTACGGCGATTGCCTTGGATTCTTCCGGCAAGAAGAATATTAAGCCCTTTATCCATCGCATTGAAGAGGCTGGCGCAGCCAAAGTGCAAAAGCTGGCGGCTAAAGGCATACGGAACCATCCGGTGCGGGCGATGATTTTGGGAGTGCCCAACGTAGGGAAATCTTCCTTGATTAATCGCCTTTTGGGAGTAGCTACCGTTCGGACCGGGGACAAAGCGGGTGTTACTCGAGGACAGCAATGGCTGAAAATCGGCAAGTCCGTGGAACTCTTGGATATGCCTGGAGTGCTGTGGCCGCGTATGGATGATCAGGATATTGCTATCTTGCTGGCTTTGACCGGAGCTTTGAACGACGATGTCTATGATATGGAACTGGTAATCGATCATTTCCTGGGTTGGATGCGGGAGCATCAGCCGCAGTTTCTGGCGGAACGTTATAAACTAGAATTGCCTTTACCTCCCGACACCGAAGAACTTCTGCGTCAAATTGCTGTGCGGCGGGGCTGTCTGCGAGCCGGCGGCGTAGTGGATTTGGAAAAAACGAGGCGCATTGTTTTGGGCGAACTGCGGGATGGTAAGCTAGGCAGATTGACCCTGGAGTATCCGCCTTTACAAGAGCAGCCAACGGAATTACCGGCAGAATAA
- the lepB gene encoding signal peptidase I: protein MSQSKLGQEIKDWVVSIAIALILAFFIRYFIVELYLVEGPSMRPTLINSERLVVNKFIYRFQQPAKGEVIVFRYPRDPSRDFIKRVIAVAGDTIEIKDGRVFVNGQLQNEEYILEKTRGSYPLSTVPEGHIFVMGDNRNNSEDSRFRDVGFVSLDMVKGKAIMVFWPLDQLKQLP, encoded by the coding sequence ATGAGCCAAAGCAAACTAGGACAAGAAATCAAAGACTGGGTTGTATCAATCGCTATTGCGTTGATACTTGCTTTTTTTATTCGTTATTTTATCGTTGAACTGTATTTAGTCGAAGGACCGTCTATGCGTCCTACGTTGATTAATAGCGAACGCCTGGTGGTCAATAAATTCATTTATCGCTTTCAACAACCCGCCAAAGGCGAGGTTATTGTTTTCCGTTATCCGCGGGACCCCAGTCGTGATTTCATCAAGCGCGTTATTGCCGTTGCAGGCGATACGATTGAAATTAAGGATGGCCGGGTGTTTGTCAACGGTCAGTTGCAAAATGAAGAGTACATTTTAGAGAAGACGCGTGGTTCTTATCCTTTGTCTACCGTGCCGGAAGGCCATATCTTTGTGATGGGCGACAATCGGAACAATTCGGAGGACAGCCGTTTCCGCGATGTAGGCTTTGTTTCCTTGGATATGGTAAAAGGCAAGGCGATTATGGTGTTTTGGCCTTTGGATCAGTTGAAACAACTGCCTTAA
- the rplS gene encoding 50S ribosomal protein L19, which yields MNLIEALEKEQLRTDIPDFKPGDTVRAHVKVVEGTRERVQVFEGVVIHRKGTGVRETFTVRRISYNVGVERTFPVHSPRLERIEVVRRGIVRRAKLYYLRNLRGKAARIRERR from the coding sequence ATGAATCTCATTGAAGCTTTGGAAAAAGAACAACTCCGTACCGACATCCCTGATTTTAAACCAGGAGACACTGTCCGTGCCCACGTAAAAGTTGTCGAGGGTACTCGTGAACGTGTCCAGGTTTTTGAAGGCGTTGTCATTCATCGTAAAGGTACTGGCGTGCGTGAGACTTTCACCGTTCGCCGCATTTCCTACAATGTAGGTGTGGAACGTACTTTCCCGGTGCATTCGCCCCGTTTGGAGCGGATCGAAGTAGTGCGCCGCGGTATTGTCCGTCGCGCCAAACTGTACTATCTGCGCAATCTGCGCGGTAAAGCAGCGCGTATCAGAGAAAGACGCTAA
- a CDS encoding RNA methyltransferase, translating to MKEKAKVYVGLVHYPIYNRNMDVVATAVTNFDVHDLARTCRTYDVARYFVIHPHESQARLVQDIIGYWRDGYGSEYNPDRKEAFQVLELAASIEEACKRIEEAEGQRPLIVTTDARVYPNSISYRTMRSKLQQEAQPWLILFGTGWGIEAETMSRFDAILEPIYGPGEYNHLPVRSAVAIILDRLLGEAWYEAESARED from the coding sequence ATGAAGGAAAAAGCAAAGGTTTATGTAGGTCTGGTGCATTATCCGATTTACAACCGGAATATGGATGTAGTAGCTACGGCGGTAACCAATTTTGACGTCCATGATTTGGCCAGGACCTGCCGGACCTATGATGTAGCGCGTTATTTTGTCATTCATCCTCACGAGAGCCAAGCTCGCCTTGTACAAGACATTATTGGCTATTGGCGGGATGGTTACGGCAGTGAATACAACCCGGACCGCAAGGAAGCCTTTCAAGTTCTAGAGCTGGCTGCTTCGATTGAAGAGGCGTGCAAGCGCATTGAGGAAGCCGAAGGACAGCGGCCGTTGATTGTTACTACCGACGCGCGGGTATATCCCAACAGCATTTCCTATCGAACGATGCGCAGCAAGCTGCAGCAGGAGGCGCAACCATGGCTGATTTTATTTGGTACCGGCTGGGGTATTGAGGCGGAAACGATGAGCCGTTTTGACGCAATCTTAGAGCCAATTTACGGGCCAGGCGAATACAATCATCTGCCGGTGCGTTCGGCGGTGGCTATCATTTTGGACCGCTTGCTGGGCGAAGCTTGGTATGAAGCTGAAAGTGCGCGTGAGGATTAA
- the trmD gene encoding tRNA (guanosine(37)-N1)-methyltransferase TrmD, giving the protein MNSLHFSFVSLFPEMFAPLEHSILKRARDAGLLSFSHINPRDFALDKHRIVDDTPFGGGAGMVMKPDPIYRAVQSAKESGAGRVLLMCPGGTPFSQAKALELAKEEHLILVCGHYEGIDERVRQHVVDEVISIGDYVLTGGELPAMVVADAVARLVPGVLGSCDSAPHDSFYDGLLEYPQYTRPRSFNGWEVPEVLVSGDHAKIQRWRRKEALRNTWKRRPDLLTGRELEKADAKLLAEVEEEES; this is encoded by the coding sequence ATGAATTCGCTGCATTTTTCCTTTGTGTCTCTCTTTCCAGAGATGTTTGCGCCTTTGGAGCATAGCATTTTGAAACGGGCCCGCGACGCGGGCCTGCTTTCCTTTTCCCACATTAATCCCCGGGACTTTGCCTTAGATAAGCATCGTATTGTAGATGATACGCCCTTTGGCGGCGGCGCGGGGATGGTGATGAAGCCAGATCCCATTTATCGGGCTGTGCAGTCTGCCAAGGAAAGCGGCGCAGGGCGCGTCTTGCTCATGTGTCCAGGGGGGACTCCTTTTTCCCAGGCCAAGGCGTTGGAACTGGCCAAGGAGGAGCATCTTATTTTGGTATGCGGCCATTATGAAGGTATTGACGAACGCGTTCGCCAACATGTGGTGGATGAAGTCATTTCGATCGGCGATTATGTGCTCACAGGGGGCGAACTGCCGGCAATGGTTGTGGCGGATGCTGTGGCGCGCTTAGTGCCCGGTGTGCTGGGTTCCTGCGATTCGGCGCCGCATGATTCCTTTTATGATGGTCTTTTGGAGTACCCGCAGTATACACGGCCGCGCAGTTTTAACGGCTGGGAGGTGCCAGAGGTGCTTGTCAGCGGTGATCATGCGAAAATCCAGCGGTGGCGGCGCAAAGAAGCGCTGCGCAATACCTGGAAGCGGCGGCCTGATCTGTTAACAGGGCGCGAACTGGAAAAGGCGGACGCGAAACTGCTGGCGGAAGTCGAGGAGGAAGAGTCATGA
- the rimM gene encoding ribosome maturation factor RimM (Essential for efficient processing of 16S rRNA) produces MTMKETNRILVGQIIAPHGVRGDVRVSPLTDRADRFAALKCVFMHSGAVLTLERASVHKGLALLHFQGVDTIEAAEKLRGQQLYIDRKDAVPLAAGQYYTADILGLRVVDERTGEELGEIVQILETGSNDVYVVRQAGRSQDVLVPALKSVVSEISLQEGLMRVRLQEVWE; encoded by the coding sequence ATGACCATGAAAGAGACTAACCGTATATTGGTCGGTCAGATTATTGCCCCGCACGGCGTGCGGGGTGATGTTCGTGTTAGCCCCCTGACCGATCGGGCGGACCGCTTTGCTGCCTTGAAGTGCGTATTTATGCATAGCGGCGCTGTTTTGACCTTGGAGCGCGCTAGTGTGCATAAAGGCTTAGCTTTGTTGCATTTTCAAGGCGTAGACACGATTGAAGCCGCTGAGAAGCTGCGGGGGCAGCAACTGTATATTGACCGTAAAGATGCGGTTCCTTTAGCGGCAGGGCAATACTATACGGCTGATATCCTGGGACTTCGGGTGGTTGATGAGCGAACCGGCGAAGAATTGGGAGAAATCGTGCAGATCTTGGAGACGGGCAGCAACGATGTGTATGTGGTGCGTCAAGCTGGACGCAGCCAAGACGTGTTGGTGCCGGCTCTTAAAAGCGTAGTTTCCGAGATTTCTTTGCAAGAAGGTCTAATGCGTGTACGCTTGCAGGAGGTATGGGAATGA
- a CDS encoding YlqD family protein, with protein sequence MDSMTLKCPVTIKAKVTEELKQRLIAETEEALQGVELELQQIEFHAKRLLAEQAKQDAQGLVALRQQIEAEKQKRLEFKNEMLAKLKATQELELGSEIVRGQLERVVDVKVGDDLNKIMGSEILLEDGKVLAFRS encoded by the coding sequence ATGGACAGCATGACTCTAAAATGCCCTGTGACCATCAAGGCCAAGGTGACGGAGGAACTCAAGCAGCGTTTGATCGCAGAAACCGAAGAAGCCCTGCAAGGGGTGGAGTTGGAACTGCAGCAAATTGAGTTTCACGCTAAGCGTCTGTTGGCGGAACAAGCCAAGCAGGACGCCCAAGGCCTTGTGGCTCTGCGTCAACAAATTGAGGCAGAAAAGCAAAAGCGCCTGGAATTCAAGAATGAAATGCTGGCCAAGCTCAAGGCCACGCAGGAACTCGAACTCGGCTCTGAGATTGTCAGAGGGCAGTTGGAGCGCGTCGTCGATGTGAAGGTAGGCGATGATCTGAACAAGATCATGGGCTCTGAGATCCTTCTGGAAGACGGCAAAGTTCTGGCTTTCCGCAGCTGA
- a CDS encoding KH domain-containing protein produces the protein MKEIVEVIAKALVRHPEQVRVEAADDRNGTVYALRVSPEDMGKVIGKQGRIAKAIRTVVKAAATRENKKVNVEISE, from the coding sequence ATGAAAGAAATCGTTGAAGTTATCGCCAAAGCCCTGGTACGGCATCCGGAACAGGTACGAGTCGAAGCAGCGGATGACCGTAATGGCACCGTATACGCCTTGCGCGTATCTCCTGAAGATATGGGCAAGGTCATCGGCAAGCAGGGACGGATTGCTAAAGCCATCCGCACTGTCGTGAAAGCGGCGGCGACGCGGGAAAATAAAAAAGTCAACGTGGAAATCAGCGAATAA
- the rpsP gene encoding 30S ribosomal protein S16, whose translation MAVKIRLNRMGAKKNPFYRIVVADSRSPRDGRFIEIVGHYDSTREPAVVKVDEEKVLAWLQKGAQLTDTAKNILRKEGIMSKWDEMKRSK comes from the coding sequence ATGGCAGTAAAAATTCGTTTGAATCGCATGGGGGCCAAGAAAAACCCCTTCTATCGCATCGTTGTGGCTGACTCTCGTTCGCCCCGCGATGGCCGTTTCATCGAAATCGTCGGTCACTATGACTCTACTCGCGAACCCGCAGTAGTAAAAGTGGACGAAGAAAAAGTCCTGGCCTGGTTGCAAAAAGGCGCTCAGCTTACCGATACGGCGAAAAACATTCTCCGTAAAGAAGGCATCATGAGCAAATGGGATGAAATGAAGCGTTCGAAGTGA
- the ffh gene encoding signal recognition particle protein produces MIFEGLADKLQSTFKKLRGRGKITEADVAEALREVRMALLEADVHFKVVKDLIARIKERAVGQEVLESLTPAQQVVKIVNDELTELMGGTQSRITISPKPPTVIILVGLQGAGKTTTVGKLGQYLKKQGKNPLLVAADVYRPAAIKQLQVLGEQLSIPVFTMEEPQPVEIAKQALEHAKLYARDVVIIDTAGRLHINEELMQELKDIKSAVKPHEILLVVDAMTGQDAVNVAESFNGDLGLDGIILTKLDGDARGGAALSVKAVTGCPIKFAGMGEKLDALEPFHPDRMASRILGMGDVLTLIEKAQASIDLEQAKEMERKLRKDDFTLEDFLDQLQQVKKLGPLDKIMEMLPGMNQLTKNQDIQIDEKEIAHVEAIIRSMTRAERRDPNLINGSRRKRIAAGSGTRVQDVNKLLKQFVEARKMMKRFKDMQKMGKNKLSSMFKMPFMK; encoded by the coding sequence ATGATATTTGAGGGCTTAGCCGATAAGTTGCAATCGACATTTAAAAAACTTCGCGGCCGAGGAAAGATTACCGAAGCCGATGTTGCTGAAGCGCTTCGCGAAGTACGTATGGCCCTGTTGGAAGCCGATGTGCATTTTAAAGTGGTTAAGGATTTAATTGCACGCATTAAGGAACGGGCTGTAGGGCAAGAAGTGCTGGAAAGTCTGACGCCAGCGCAGCAGGTCGTAAAGATTGTTAACGATGAGCTGACCGAGTTGATGGGCGGCACCCAAAGTCGCATTACTATCTCTCCTAAGCCGCCGACAGTGATCATACTTGTGGGCCTTCAGGGCGCTGGTAAAACGACAACCGTAGGCAAGCTGGGGCAGTATTTGAAAAAACAAGGTAAAAACCCGCTGTTAGTTGCCGCCGACGTGTACCGGCCTGCGGCTATCAAACAGCTGCAGGTGCTTGGGGAACAACTGAGCATTCCGGTTTTCACCATGGAAGAGCCCCAACCGGTAGAAATTGCCAAACAGGCTCTGGAACATGCCAAATTATACGCTCGCGATGTGGTGATCATTGACACAGCAGGACGACTGCATATCAACGAAGAGTTGATGCAGGAGCTTAAGGACATTAAAAGTGCGGTCAAGCCGCATGAAATTTTGCTTGTAGTCGATGCTATGACCGGTCAGGACGCTGTCAATGTAGCGGAAAGCTTTAATGGCGATTTGGGTCTGGACGGTATTATTCTTACCAAGCTGGATGGCGATGCCCGCGGCGGGGCGGCGCTTTCGGTAAAAGCCGTTACCGGTTGTCCGATAAAATTTGCCGGTATGGGCGAGAAACTGGATGCGCTGGAGCCTTTTCATCCGGACCGCATGGCTTCGCGTATTCTCGGCATGGGCGATGTGTTGACTCTGATTGAAAAAGCCCAGGCCAGCATCGATTTGGAACAGGCTAAAGAGATGGAGCGCAAACTGCGCAAAGACGACTTTACGCTGGAGGATTTTCTGGATCAGTTGCAACAGGTGAAAAAACTGGGACCGCTGGATAAAATTATGGAAATGCTTCCCGGTATGAACCAGCTGACAAAGAACCAGGATATCCAGATTGATGAAAAAGAAATTGCCCATGTAGAGGCTATTATTCGCTCTATGACAAGGGCGGAGCGGCGCGATCCCAACCTAATTAACGGCAGCCGCCGTAAACGCATTGCTGCTGGCAGCGGTACGCGCGTGCAAGACGTCAATAAGCTGTTGAAGCAGTTTGTGGAGGCGCGGAAGATGATGAAGCGCTTCAAGGATATGCAGAAAATGGGTAAAAATAAACTAAGCAGCATGTTTAAAATGCCGTTTATGAAATAA
- a CDS encoding YlxM family DNA-binding protein — protein sequence MLEKIVRIGRLFDLYSALLTEKQQRCVELHYLQDFSLSEIAEELCVSRQAVHDMLRRAEHILEEYEGKLRLLERQEQDREILRQVQQLLMSLPENMQNIPALGEARRQLSMLLEVAHDI from the coding sequence ATGTTGGAGAAAATCGTCCGCATTGGACGTCTCTTTGATTTGTATAGCGCGTTACTGACGGAAAAACAGCAGCGTTGCGTGGAATTACATTATTTGCAGGATTTTTCTCTTTCGGAGATTGCCGAAGAGCTGTGTGTTTCGCGACAAGCGGTGCATGATATGCTGCGCCGGGCGGAACATATTTTAGAAGAGTATGAAGGAAAATTGCGATTGCTGGAACGGCAGGAACAGGATCGGGAAATTTTGCGGCAGGTGCAACAGCTTTTAATGAGCCTGCCTGAGAATATGCAAAACATTCCCGCTCTTGGCGAGGCTAGGCGGCAATTGAGTATGCTGTTGGAGGTTGCTCATGATATTTGA